The Desulfocurvus vexinensis DSM 17965 genome includes a window with the following:
- the dapB gene encoding 4-hydroxy-tetrahydrodipicolinate reductase: MSISIIVMGAKGRMGSTIAGLVRADPELTLVGVVEREGCEDGLDVYGCLCGTELAAMLPEFPGAVVIDFTAPQVSLANARTCARHGNPIVIGTTGLSAEEQAELRAVAAQGPVFWSPNMSVGVNVLLKVLPELTRALGESYDIEMVELHHNQKKDAPSGTALKLAECLAGARDWDLAEVGAYCREGIIGARPKKEIGVQTIRGGDVVGVHTVYFMGPGERIEVTHQAHSRENFARGSLRAAKWMAGRGAGQLYSMQDMF, from the coding sequence ATGAGCATTTCGATCATTGTCATGGGCGCCAAGGGGCGCATGGGCTCGACCATTGCCGGGCTGGTGCGCGCCGACCCGGAGCTGACCCTGGTGGGCGTCGTGGAGCGCGAGGGCTGCGAGGACGGGCTGGACGTCTACGGCTGCCTGTGCGGTACGGAGCTGGCGGCCATGCTGCCCGAGTTCCCCGGGGCCGTGGTCATCGACTTCACCGCGCCGCAGGTCAGCCTGGCCAACGCGCGGACCTGCGCCCGGCACGGCAACCCCATCGTCATCGGCACCACGGGCCTGTCCGCCGAGGAGCAGGCCGAGCTGCGCGCCGTGGCCGCACAGGGTCCGGTGTTCTGGTCGCCGAACATGAGCGTGGGCGTGAACGTGCTGCTCAAGGTGCTGCCCGAGCTGACGCGCGCCCTGGGCGAGAGCTACGACATCGAAATGGTCGAGCTGCACCACAACCAGAAGAAGGACGCCCCCAGCGGCACGGCGCTCAAGCTCGCCGAATGCCTGGCCGGGGCGCGGGACTGGGACCTGGCCGAGGTCGGCGCCTACTGCCGCGAGGGTATCATCGGCGCGCGGCCCAAGAAGGAAATCGGCGTGCAGACCATTCGCGGCGGCGACGTGGTCGGCGTGCACACCGTGTACTTCATGGGCCCCGGCGAGCGCATCGAGGTCACGCATCAGGCCCATTCGCGCGAGAACTTCGCCCGGGGCAGCCTGCGCGCCGCCAAGTGGATGGCGGGCCGTGGGGCCGGGCAGCTGTACTCCATGCAGGACATGTTCTAG
- a CDS encoding 4Fe-4S double cluster binding domain-containing protein, producing the protein MGRKAHREPVDAPELREAARGWGTTVLRVADTARLAGLETEPADLLAAFPRAVSIAVRLSDPMLDAIVDRPTPLYSSHYTRVNAVLDDIAVRVTNLLQSGGAQALPIPASQILDSERWTSYLSHKAVAIAAGVGWQGKSLLVVSPDHGPRLRLTTVLTDAPLRPDAPLKNRCGRCTKCRDACPAGAIRGANTTTHFSTRDEALDFAKCVTQVRDVFGGLPHVAGLLCGVCVSVCPWGRG; encoded by the coding sequence ATGGGCCGCAAGGCGCACAGGGAGCCGGTGGACGCGCCGGAGTTGCGGGAGGCCGCCCGGGGCTGGGGCACCACGGTGCTGCGTGTGGCCGACACGGCGCGGCTGGCAGGGCTGGAAACGGAGCCCGCCGACCTGCTGGCGGCCTTCCCGCGCGCGGTGAGCATCGCCGTGCGCCTGTCCGACCCCATGCTCGACGCCATTGTGGACCGGCCCACGCCGCTGTATTCGTCGCATTATACGCGGGTCAACGCCGTGCTGGACGACATCGCCGTGCGCGTGACGAACCTGCTCCAGTCCGGCGGCGCGCAGGCCCTGCCCATCCCGGCCAGCCAGATTCTCGACTCCGAACGCTGGACCTCCTACCTCTCGCACAAGGCCGTGGCCATCGCCGCCGGGGTCGGCTGGCAGGGCAAGAGCCTGCTGGTGGTCAGCCCCGACCACGGCCCGCGCCTGCGCCTGACCACAGTGCTCACCGACGCCCCCCTGCGTCCCGACGCCCCGCTCAAGAACCGCTGCGGCCGCTGCACCAAATGCCGCGACGCCTGCCCCGCCGGAGCCATCCGCGGCGCAAACACCACCACCCACTTTTCCACCCGCGACGAAGCCCTGGACTTCGCAAAATGCGTCACCCAGGTCAGGGATGTTTTCGGGGGATTGCCGCACGTCGCGGGGCTGCTTTGCGGCGTTTGCGTGTCGGTGTGTCCGTGGGGGCGGGGGTGA
- a CDS encoding YqaE/Pmp3 family membrane protein, with amino-acid sequence MRLLLAIFLPFAVFFTIGRPIAGIICLLLQITLLGWIPAAFWAVYALGEYRTDKKIEQLQGGRRP; translated from the coding sequence ATGCGCCTCCTGCTGGCCATATTCCTTCCCTTCGCGGTGTTCTTCACCATCGGCAGGCCCATCGCGGGCATCATCTGCCTGCTTTTGCAGATCACGCTGCTGGGCTGGATTCCGGCGGCCTTCTGGGCCGTCTACGCCCTGGGCGAATACAGGACGGACAAGAAGATCGAGCAGTTGCAGGGCGGCAGGCGGCCCTAG
- a CDS encoding glycosyltransferase → MTEQATVELAQFAPGAEPVVSAIVSVYNCERFIQGCLDDLLEQTLGPRLEIVAVISGTQQGEAAIIDACREEHGNVSVVRTQARESIYAAWTRGCKAARGRYLTNANADDRHRPDALERMAAALDAHPDAALVYANSLITATPNQRFDEATPIGRTDWPAFDRKALFTYNYVGPQPMWRASLHARHGWFDRDFQVAGDYEFWLRVARTENFLLLPEVLGLYYLAPDTAERRDKPLARSETLAARRRYAPPR, encoded by the coding sequence ATGACGGAGCAGGCGACCGTGGAGCTGGCGCAGTTCGCGCCCGGGGCGGAGCCGGTGGTCTCGGCCATCGTCTCGGTCTACAACTGCGAGCGCTTCATCCAGGGCTGCCTGGACGACCTGCTGGAACAGACCCTGGGCCCGCGCCTGGAAATCGTGGCCGTCATTTCCGGCACGCAGCAGGGCGAGGCGGCCATCATCGACGCCTGCCGCGAGGAGCACGGGAACGTTTCGGTGGTTCGCACCCAGGCCCGCGAGAGCATCTACGCCGCCTGGACCCGGGGCTGCAAGGCCGCCCGGGGCCGCTACCTGACCAACGCCAACGCCGACGACCGCCACCGGCCCGACGCCCTGGAGCGCATGGCCGCCGCCCTGGACGCCCACCCCGATGCGGCCCTGGTCTACGCCAACTCGCTCATCACCGCCACGCCCAACCAGCGGTTCGACGAAGCCACGCCCATCGGGCGCACGGACTGGCCCGCCTTTGACCGCAAGGCCCTGTTCACCTACAACTACGTCGGGCCGCAGCCCATGTGGCGCGCCAGCCTGCACGCGCGCCACGGCTGGTTCGACCGCGATTTCCAGGTGGCCGGAGACTACGAGTTCTGGCTGCGCGTGGCGCGGACCGAGAATTTCCTGTTGCTGCCCGAGGTGCTCGGCCTGTATTACCTGGCCCCCGACACCGCCGAGCGCCGCGACAAACCCCTGGCGCGCAGCGAGACCCTGGCGGCGCGGCGGCGCTACGCCCCGCCCCGGTAG
- a CDS encoding TraR/DksA family transcriptional regulator, with the protein MNAKERAGLRRRMEEEITTLRETIAALETQVDPVAPDAAVGRLSRLDTMQSQAIAGASLTNSRRRLLRLELAVRRVDEADFGLCEDCGEPIPVARLLAMPESTLCVRCAQ; encoded by the coding sequence ATGAACGCCAAGGAACGCGCCGGACTGCGCCGCCGCATGGAAGAGGAAATCACCACCCTGCGCGAGACCATCGCCGCCCTGGAAACCCAGGTCGATCCCGTGGCGCCCGACGCCGCCGTGGGGCGGCTCTCGCGCCTGGACACCATGCAGAGCCAGGCCATCGCGGGGGCCTCGCTGACCAACTCGCGCCGCCGCCTGCTGCGCCTGGAGCTGGCGGTCCGCCGGGTGGACGAGGCGGATTTCGGCCTGTGCGAGGACTGCGGCGAGCCCATCCCCGTGGCCCGGCTGCTGGCCATGCCCGAAAGCACGCTGTGCGTGCGCTGCGCGCAGTAG
- the pgl gene encoding 6-phosphogluconolactonase, which produces MDLLEFDDLEALSAHAAALVGTLAAQAVAARGLFSLALAGGATPRRTYELLAADPAMPWEHTHIFFSDERAVPADDPDSNLRMAREALLSRVPVPAANVHPVVIGGFSPGIDAAGYERAVRDFFLRHCPGEPQDKALDCVLLGMGADGHVASLFPGGQALTARTQFIHAVEPAGDPELPRVTMTLPLINAARNVVVLIQGPAKRAVLDAILADREAAGAVYPAARLDPAGTLTWLAAR; this is translated from the coding sequence ATGGATCTGCTTGAATTCGACGACCTGGAAGCCCTGTCGGCCCACGCGGCGGCCCTGGTGGGCACGCTGGCGGCGCAGGCCGTGGCCGCGCGCGGGCTCTTCAGCCTGGCCCTGGCGGGCGGGGCCACCCCCCGGCGAACCTACGAGCTGCTGGCCGCCGACCCGGCCATGCCCTGGGAACACACGCACATCTTCTTCTCCGACGAGCGCGCCGTGCCCGCCGACGACCCGGACAGCAACCTGCGCATGGCCCGCGAGGCGCTGCTCTCCCGGGTGCCCGTGCCCGCGGCCAACGTCCACCCCGTGGTCATCGGCGGCTTCTCCCCGGGCATCGACGCCGCCGGGTACGAGCGCGCCGTGCGCGATTTCTTCCTGCGCCACTGCCCCGGCGAGCCCCAGGACAAGGCCCTGGACTGCGTGCTGCTGGGCATGGGCGCCGACGGGCACGTGGCCTCGCTGTTTCCCGGCGGCCAGGCCCTGACGGCCCGCACGCAGTTCATCCATGCCGTGGAGCCTGCGGGCGACCCCGAGCTGCCCCGCGTGACCATGACCCTGCCGCTCATCAACGCCGCCCGCAACGTGGTGGTGCTCATCCAGGGCCCGGCCAAGCGCGCCGTGCTGGACGCCATCCTGGCCGACCGCGAGGCCGCCGGCGCCGTGTATCCCGCCGCCCGGCTGGACCCGGCGGGCACCCTCACCTGGCTGGCGGCCCGCTGA
- a CDS encoding nitroreductase family protein, whose product MPFADIVKRNRSYRRFDQSREVPMAVLEELAGLTRHCASGMNQQPLRYALVAERDKNAEIFPALGWAGYLKDWPGPAEGERPAAYVVVMSVGKSGPWTRADVGIAAQTILLGAAELGLGGCMIATVNRDVVARALDLPQDCEIQLVLALGAPAETVVVDDQEPDGDCKYWRDDQGVHHVPKLRTADVVVRRFPSGA is encoded by the coding sequence ATGCCTTTTGCCGATATCGTCAAGCGCAACCGCAGCTACCGCCGCTTCGACCAGTCCCGCGAGGTGCCCATGGCCGTGCTGGAAGAGCTGGCGGGTCTGACGCGCCACTGCGCCTCGGGCATGAACCAGCAGCCCCTGCGCTATGCCCTGGTGGCGGAGCGCGACAAGAACGCCGAGATCTTCCCGGCCCTGGGCTGGGCGGGCTATCTCAAGGACTGGCCCGGCCCCGCCGAGGGCGAGCGCCCGGCGGCCTACGTGGTCGTGATGAGCGTGGGCAAGTCCGGCCCCTGGACCCGCGCCGATGTGGGCATCGCCGCCCAGACCATCCTGCTGGGCGCCGCCGAGCTGGGCCTTGGCGGTTGCATGATCGCCACCGTCAACCGCGACGTGGTGGCCCGGGCCCTGGACCTGCCGCAGGACTGCGAGATCCAGCTCGTGCTGGCCCTGGGCGCCCCCGCCGAGACGGTGGTGGTGGATGACCAGGAGCCGGACGGCGACTGCAAATACTGGCGCGACGACCAGGGCGTGCATCATGTGCCCAAGCTGCGCACCGCCGACGTGGTGGTGCGCCGTTTCCCCTCCGGCGCCTAG
- a CDS encoding type II toxin-antitoxin system Phd/YefM family antitoxin: MQQVNIHEAKTNLSRLIEKAVGGEAFVIAKSGKPMVTVSAYAPPPDPARRVGFLKGRVEVPDDFDSMGGEEIRGLFEGAE, translated from the coding sequence ATGCAGCAGGTCAATATCCATGAAGCCAAGACGAATCTCTCCAGGCTGATCGAGAAGGCGGTTGGCGGGGAGGCGTTTGTTATTGCCAAGTCCGGCAAGCCTATGGTGACGGTGAGCGCTTATGCGCCGCCGCCGGACCCGGCCCGGCGGGTCGGGTTTCTCAAGGGGCGGGTGGAGGTGCCGGACGACTTCGATTCCATGGGCGGCGAGGAAATTCGGGGCCTGTTCGAGGGGGCGGAATGA
- the ligA gene encoding NAD-dependent DNA ligase LigA: MTDASDAPGAPGPAARVAELRGLLEYHNHRYYVLDDPEITDAQYDALLRELQALEREHPELDDPNSPTRRVGGAPREGFEKRAHSLGMFSLDNGFSLDDWQAWVERLRRLEPDAELAFWADPKMDGLAVEVIYENGALTAALTRGDGETGEVVTANMRTVRNLPLTLRTAPGEAPPELLEVRGEVVIAKADFHALNQAQEEEGGKVFANPRNAAAGSLRQLDSRITAARPLRFLAYGVGLARWAGGARSAFERWATQGEAMAELERLGLGVPPRAGRCESPEAVAARYEEMAAARDELPFEIDGLVAKVDDLALQQALGFTARAPRWALALKFPPRQARTVLETIEIQVGRTGVLTPVAYLRPVSVGGVTVARATLHNEDEIRAKGVLVGDTVLVQRAGDVIPEVVGPVVEARTGAEREFVFPRECPVCRSAVVRLEGEVAWRCVNVSCPAVLRQGIVHFVSKAGLDIQGVGRKLVEQLVAQGMVQSPADLFALRPGVLAQMERMGVKSAENVVAAIARAREAASLEALIAALGIRHVGERTARTLAAAFTDLDALGRATVEDLTALDDIGPEVAGAIRAFFRNENNQRLLGRLREAGLWPVAAPRPEADPASQPLAGRTLLFTGALPVARGQAQALAEAAGARVVSAISKKVDWLVAGEKAGSKLDKAQTLGVAVTDYAGFLALLEGRGAQAPGGAGGPGAAQGSLLDIS, from the coding sequence ATGACCGACGCTTCCGACGCCCCCGGGGCCCCCGGCCCCGCCGCCCGTGTGGCGGAGCTGCGCGGCCTGCTGGAATACCACAACCACCGCTACTATGTGCTGGACGACCCGGAGATCACCGACGCCCAGTACGACGCGCTGCTGCGCGAGTTGCAGGCCCTGGAGCGCGAGCACCCCGAACTGGACGACCCCAACTCGCCCACCCGGCGCGTGGGTGGCGCCCCGCGCGAGGGCTTCGAGAAGCGCGCGCACTCCCTGGGCATGTTCAGCCTGGACAACGGCTTTTCCCTGGACGACTGGCAGGCCTGGGTGGAGCGCCTGCGCCGCCTGGAGCCCGACGCCGAACTGGCCTTCTGGGCCGACCCCAAGATGGACGGGCTGGCCGTGGAGGTCATCTACGAAAACGGCGCCCTCACGGCGGCGCTGACCCGTGGCGACGGCGAGACCGGCGAGGTGGTTACGGCCAACATGCGCACCGTGCGCAACCTGCCCCTGACCCTGCGCACGGCCCCGGGCGAGGCGCCGCCGGAGCTGCTGGAAGTGCGCGGCGAGGTGGTCATCGCCAAGGCCGACTTCCACGCCCTGAACCAGGCCCAGGAGGAGGAGGGCGGCAAGGTCTTCGCCAACCCGCGCAACGCCGCCGCCGGGTCGCTGCGCCAGCTCGATTCGCGGATCACCGCCGCGCGGCCCCTGCGCTTTCTGGCCTATGGCGTGGGCCTGGCGCGCTGGGCCGGGGGCGCGCGCTCGGCCTTTGAACGCTGGGCCACCCAGGGCGAGGCCATGGCCGAGCTGGAGCGCCTGGGCCTGGGCGTGCCGCCCCGGGCCGGGCGCTGCGAGAGCCCCGAGGCTGTGGCCGCGCGCTACGAGGAAATGGCCGCCGCGCGCGACGAGCTGCCCTTCGAGATCGACGGGCTGGTGGCCAAGGTGGACGACCTGGCCCTGCAACAGGCCCTGGGCTTCACGGCGCGGGCCCCGCGCTGGGCCCTGGCCCTCAAGTTCCCCCCGCGCCAGGCGCGCACGGTGCTCGAAACCATCGAGATCCAGGTGGGCCGCACCGGGGTGCTCACGCCCGTGGCGTACCTGCGGCCGGTGAGCGTGGGCGGGGTCACGGTGGCGCGCGCGACCCTGCACAACGAGGACGAAATCCGCGCCAAGGGCGTGCTGGTGGGCGATACGGTGCTGGTGCAGCGCGCGGGCGACGTGATCCCCGAGGTCGTCGGCCCGGTGGTCGAGGCGCGCACGGGGGCGGAGCGGGAATTCGTCTTCCCCCGGGAGTGCCCGGTGTGCCGGAGCGCGGTGGTCCGCCTGGAAGGCGAGGTCGCCTGGCGCTGCGTCAACGTGTCCTGCCCGGCCGTTTTGCGCCAGGGCATCGTGCATTTCGTGTCCAAGGCCGGGCTGGACATCCAGGGCGTGGGCCGCAAGCTGGTGGAGCAGCTGGTGGCCCAGGGCATGGTCCAGTCCCCGGCGGACCTGTTCGCCCTGCGCCCGGGCGTGCTGGCGCAGATGGAGCGCATGGGCGTCAAATCCGCCGAGAACGTGGTGGCGGCCATTGCGCGCGCGCGCGAGGCCGCGAGCCTGGAGGCGCTCATCGCCGCCCTGGGCATCCGCCATGTGGGCGAGCGCACGGCGCGGACCCTGGCGGCGGCCTTCACGGACCTGGACGCCCTGGGCCGGGCCACGGTGGAGGACCTGACCGCCCTGGACGACATCGGCCCCGAGGTGGCCGGGGCCATCCGCGCCTTTTTCCGCAACGAGAACAACCAGCGCCTGCTGGGGCGGCTGCGCGAGGCCGGGCTGTGGCCCGTGGCCGCGCCCCGGCCCGAGGCCGACCCGGCCAGCCAGCCCCTGGCGGGGCGCACGCTGCTGTTCACCGGGGCGCTGCCCGTGGCGCGCGGGCAGGCCCAGGCCCTGGCCGAGGCCGCCGGGGCGCGCGTGGTCAGCGCCATATCGAAGAAGGTGGACTGGCTGGTGGCCGGGGAGAAGGCGGGCAGCAAGCTGGACAAGGCCCAGACCCTGGGCGTCGCCGTGACGGACTACGCGGGCTTCCTGGCCCTGCTGGAAGGGCGCGGGGCGCAGGCGCCGGGCGGGGCGGGCGGCCCGGGCGCCGCGCAGGGGTCTTTGCTGGATATTTCCTAG
- a CDS encoding type II toxin-antitoxin system VapC family toxin, giving the protein MKLLLDTHMLLWAAAGTLPPQAEALVVDGGNTLYFSPASIWEIGIKKGLGRSDFRVEPEVLRRGLLDSGYQELPITSLHALAVADLPPLHKDPFDRMLLAQAKAEGIHLLTSDSALREYPGPILFVGRP; this is encoded by the coding sequence ATGAAGCTGCTCCTGGATACGCACATGCTGCTGTGGGCGGCGGCGGGGACGTTGCCGCCCCAGGCCGAGGCGCTGGTGGTGGACGGCGGCAACACGCTGTATTTCAGCCCGGCCAGCATCTGGGAAATCGGCATAAAGAAGGGGCTGGGCAGGAGCGATTTCAGGGTCGAACCCGAAGTGCTCAGGCGCGGGCTCCTGGACAGCGGGTATCAGGAATTGCCCATCACCAGCCTGCACGCCCTGGCGGTCGCCGACCTGCCGCCGCTCCACAAGGACCCCTTCGACAGGATGCTCCTGGCCCAGGCCAAGGCCGAGGGCATCCACCTGCTCACGTCCGACAGCGCCCTGCGCGAGTATCCGGGGCCCATTCTCTTTGTGGGGCGACCCTAG
- a CDS encoding ACT domain-containing protein: MKCEQISIFLENRAGRLSEVTRVLAESQINIRALSLADTSDFGILRLIVSDFEKAKQVLKDNGFTVGRTTVVAVEVPDQPGGLHNILGLLSGQGVNVEYMYAFVQQSGKNAVMIFRFDRTDQAIEILTKGGLKIIPGDVLYTM, from the coding sequence ATGAAGTGCGAACAAATTTCCATTTTCCTGGAAAACCGTGCCGGGCGGCTCTCGGAAGTCACCCGCGTGCTGGCCGAGTCCCAGATCAACATCCGCGCCCTGTCCCTGGCGGACACGTCCGACTTCGGCATCCTGCGGCTCATCGTCTCGGACTTCGAGAAGGCCAAGCAGGTGCTCAAGGACAACGGCTTCACCGTGGGCCGCACCACCGTAGTCGCCGTGGAAGTGCCCGACCAGCCCGGCGGGCTGCACAACATCCTCGGCCTGCTCTCCGGCCAGGGCGTCAACGTGGAATACATGTACGCCTTCGTGCAGCAGAGCGGGAAGAACGCGGTGATGATCTTCCGCTTCGACCGCACGGATCAGGCCATCGAGATCCTGACCAAGGGCGGCCTGAAGATCATCCCCGGCGACGTGCTGTACACGATGTAG
- a CDS encoding phenylacetate--CoA ligase family protein has translation MIFDVELETLPREELEALQLKRLQSLVSRVYHNVRFYRRKFDEAGITPADIKSLKDLSRLPFTMKQDMRDHYPFGLFAVPKDNVVRIHASSGTTGKSTVVGYTRRDVRNWARLMARSLMAAGATSLDTVHNAYGYGLFTGGLGAHYGAEELGATIVPISGGGTNRQVQLLRDFEPTVICCTPSYMLVLIEAAEQAGIDIRKLPLRIGIFGAEPWTDEMRREIEERAGLTAIDIYGLSEIMGPGVAIGCHEAQCGLHLFEDHFLPEIIDPETGEPLPPGATGELVLTTLTKEAQPLIRYRTRDITSLNYVPCKCGRTHVRMQRVTGRSDDMLIIRGVNVFPSQIESILLETEGTAPHYQLIVDRTGNLDTLEVRVEVNEKFFTDEIKGLQRMEGKIKKSIKEFLGVSTKVTLVEPKGIERSVGKAQRIVDRRNKQ, from the coding sequence ATGATCTTCGATGTCGAACTGGAAACCCTGCCCCGGGAGGAGCTGGAGGCGCTCCAGCTCAAGCGCCTGCAGTCGCTGGTTTCGCGCGTGTACCACAACGTGCGCTTCTACCGCCGCAAGTTCGACGAAGCGGGCATCACCCCCGCAGACATCAAGAGCCTGAAGGATCTTTCGCGCCTGCCCTTCACCATGAAACAGGACATGCGCGACCACTACCCCTTCGGCCTGTTCGCCGTGCCCAAGGACAACGTGGTGCGCATCCACGCCTCGTCGGGCACCACGGGCAAGTCCACCGTGGTCGGCTACACCAGGCGCGACGTGCGCAACTGGGCCCGGCTCATGGCCCGCAGCCTCATGGCCGCCGGGGCCACCTCGCTGGACACCGTGCACAACGCCTACGGCTACGGCCTGTTCACCGGGGGCCTGGGCGCGCACTACGGCGCCGAGGAGCTGGGCGCGACCATCGTGCCCATCTCCGGCGGCGGCACCAACCGTCAGGTGCAGCTGTTGCGCGACTTCGAGCCCACGGTAATCTGCTGCACGCCGTCGTACATGCTGGTGCTCATCGAGGCCGCCGAGCAGGCGGGCATCGACATCCGCAAACTGCCGCTGCGCATCGGCATCTTCGGCGCCGAGCCCTGGACCGACGAGATGCGCCGCGAGATCGAGGAGCGCGCCGGGCTCACGGCCATCGACATCTACGGCCTGTCGGAGATCATGGGCCCGGGCGTGGCCATCGGCTGCCACGAGGCCCAGTGCGGCCTGCACCTGTTCGAGGACCACTTCCTGCCCGAGATCATCGACCCCGAGACCGGCGAGCCCCTGCCCCCCGGCGCCACGGGCGAGCTGGTGCTGACGACCCTGACCAAGGAAGCCCAGCCGCTCATCCGCTACCGCACGCGCGACATCACCTCGCTGAACTATGTGCCCTGCAAGTGCGGGCGCACCCATGTGCGCATGCAGCGCGTCACGGGCCGCAGCGACGACATGCTCATCATCCGCGGCGTGAACGTGTTCCCCTCGCAGATCGAGTCCATCCTGCTGGAAACCGAGGGCACCGCGCCCCACTACCAGCTCATCGTGGACCGCACGGGCAACCTGGACACCCTGGAGGTGCGCGTGGAGGTCAACGAGAAGTTCTTCACCGACGAAATCAAGGGCCTGCAACGCATGGAAGGCAAGATCAAGAAGTCCATCAAGGAATTCCTGGGCGTGTCCACCAAGGTCACGCTGGTGGAGCCCAAGGGCATCGAGCGCAGCGTGGGCAAGGCCCAGCGCATCGTGGACCGGCGCAACAAGCAATAA
- the rsfS gene encoding ribosome silencing factor, which translates to MTDKKIKPTRPTGPETEARMREVAAWLHEKQARNIVALDVAGLCDIAEGVVLATAGSVRHAQALADHVLDMCGKEKTGYLGMEGYQAGSWILLDLNDVLVHVFQDGSRSFYNLEGLWAEAREVALALPADALSDGLDGLDA; encoded by the coding sequence ATGACCGACAAGAAGATCAAGCCCACCCGCCCCACCGGGCCGGAAACCGAGGCCCGGATGCGCGAAGTGGCCGCCTGGCTGCACGAGAAGCAGGCCCGCAACATCGTGGCCCTGGACGTGGCCGGGCTGTGCGACATCGCCGAGGGCGTCGTGCTGGCCACGGCGGGCAGCGTGCGCCACGCCCAGGCCCTGGCCGACCACGTGCTGGACATGTGCGGCAAGGAGAAGACCGGCTACCTGGGCATGGAGGGCTACCAGGCGGGATCGTGGATCCTGCTGGACCTCAACGACGTGCTGGTGCACGTGTTCCAGGACGGCTCGCGCTCCTTCTACAACCTCGAAGGCCTGTGGGCCGAGGCCCGGGAAGTGGCCCTGGCCCTGCCCGCCGACGCCCTCAGCGACGGCCTGGACGGGCTGGACGCCTAG